From one Pseudactinotalea sp. HY158 genomic stretch:
- a CDS encoding SgcJ/EcaC family oxidoreductase gives MNTDHDATALEEDHLAVHEAFDRVMAAWGEDADAYGAGFTRDASYVVWFGARYRGRAEIVEQHRPLFAGPMRGSRLVGRIEDVQFIHDDVAVVTSWGAIVRGRRTGRHAGRHGRKLQTWVAVRSDDRWRFAAFVNTKRRPLIETIAARAVPARSTEATNADPLRKGDPS, from the coding sequence ATGAACACAGACCACGACGCCACCGCCCTCGAGGAGGACCACCTCGCAGTCCACGAGGCCTTCGACCGGGTGATGGCCGCCTGGGGAGAGGACGCCGATGCCTATGGCGCCGGCTTCACCCGCGATGCGAGCTACGTCGTGTGGTTCGGTGCCCGATATCGGGGCCGTGCCGAGATCGTCGAGCAGCACCGCCCCCTGTTCGCCGGGCCGATGCGGGGATCACGCCTGGTCGGCCGGATCGAGGATGTGCAGTTCATCCACGACGACGTCGCCGTCGTGACCAGCTGGGGCGCCATCGTCCGCGGCCGGCGCACGGGCCGGCACGCGGGAAGGCACGGCCGCAAACTGCAGACCTGGGTGGCGGTGCGCAGCGACGATCGCTGGCGATTCGCCGCGTTTGTCAACACCAAGAGGCGCCCCCTCATCGAGACGATCGCCGCCCGAGCCGTGCCCGCACGATCGACCGAAGCCACGAACGCAGACCCACTCCGCAAGGGAGACCCGTCATGA
- a CDS encoding NAD(P)-dependent oxidoreductase, whose protein sequence is MKILVIGAAGRTGRHVIAEAARRGHAVTTLARPPHDLRGTPGVRAHYSGDAADPRALAPALAGQDAVVMAVGASSIVRTLLSSMPPAGVRRLVMTSSRSVVATRPRPVLAMVWLRFRSAYADLARAEGMLEGSGLDWTIVRATMLSDGPATGQLHKDSQLDATGGDWRLRRADYAIALLDALEDDRLVHRAIGVSGATRAERHAGPSPAPAAD, encoded by the coding sequence ATGAAGATCCTCGTCATCGGCGCCGCCGGCCGGACCGGGCGCCACGTCATCGCGGAGGCCGCACGACGCGGCCACGCCGTCACCACCCTCGCCCGCCCACCCCACGACCTGCGCGGCACCCCCGGGGTGCGGGCGCACTATTCCGGGGATGCCGCCGATCCGCGGGCGCTCGCACCCGCACTCGCCGGGCAGGACGCCGTCGTCATGGCGGTCGGCGCGAGTTCGATCGTGCGGACGCTGCTGAGTTCGATGCCCCCGGCGGGCGTGCGCAGGCTGGTCATGACGAGCAGCCGCTCGGTGGTCGCCACCCGCCCCCGACCCGTACTGGCCATGGTCTGGCTGCGGTTCCGCTCCGCGTACGCCGACCTGGCCCGAGCAGAGGGCATGCTCGAGGGCAGCGGCCTGGACTGGACCATCGTGCGCGCGACGATGCTCTCCGACGGGCCCGCGACCGGGCAGTTGCACAAAGACTCGCAGCTCGATGCCACGGGTGGCGACTGGCGCCTTCGCCGCGCCGACTACGCGATCGCGCTTCTCGACGCGCTCGAGGACGATCGCCTGGTGCACCGGGCGATCGGCGTCTCCGGAGCGACGCGGGCCGAGCGCCACGCCGGCCCGTCACCCGCCCCCGCGGCCGACTGA
- a CDS encoding WhiB family transcriptional regulator, with product MNAETWAALPCRDHAEDLWFSQDPEVIERAKALCLECPLRAYCLIGAVERHEPWGVWGGQLFEDGRIVARKRPRGRPRKVDALT from the coding sequence ATGAACGCCGAGACCTGGGCGGCGCTTCCGTGCCGCGACCACGCCGAGGACCTGTGGTTCTCGCAGGATCCCGAGGTGATCGAGCGGGCCAAGGCGCTCTGCCTCGAGTGTCCGTTGCGGGCGTACTGCCTGATCGGGGCGGTGGAACGTCACGAGCCGTGGGGCGTCTGGGGTGGGCAGCTCTTCGAGGACGGCCGTATCGTGGCGCGCAAGCGGCCGCGCGGCCGCCCTCGGAAGGTCGACGCACTCACCTGA
- a CDS encoding TetR/AcrR family transcriptional regulator, with product MSAREEWIMAGLAALRANGIDAVRIDPLAETLGKTKGSFHHHFAGVEKYHRALLERFEADAVGEVHRLIEAVADLDLSQALARIAVSIRYDARIESAVRGWAATNTAAREAMARVDAARLDALTELWGSEFGDPRQARIAALVPHLVIVGASVAQPTPSRGDMAAVFAVLSSLVPHVGAGMPAETRDCDPG from the coding sequence ATGAGTGCACGGGAAGAGTGGATCATGGCAGGCCTCGCAGCGCTGCGCGCGAACGGGATCGACGCCGTACGCATCGATCCCCTCGCAGAGACGCTCGGCAAGACGAAGGGCTCGTTCCATCACCACTTCGCCGGTGTTGAGAAGTATCACCGAGCTCTGCTCGAGCGGTTCGAAGCAGATGCTGTGGGCGAGGTGCATCGACTGATCGAAGCAGTGGCCGATCTCGACCTGTCTCAGGCGCTGGCTCGAATTGCAGTAAGCATCCGATACGACGCCCGTATCGAGTCGGCGGTTCGCGGATGGGCGGCGACGAATACCGCCGCTCGGGAAGCGATGGCTCGCGTAGATGCCGCGAGGCTCGACGCGCTCACCGAGCTTTGGGGGTCGGAATTCGGCGATCCCAGGCAAGCGCGCATCGCCGCACTGGTGCCACATCTGGTGATCGTCGGAGCATCCGTCGCACAGCCGACACCGAGCCGGGGGGACATGGCCGCGGTGTTCGCAGTGCTCTCCTCCCTGGTGCCCCACGTCGGCGCGGGAATGCCCGCCGAGACGCGCGATTGCGACCCCGGATAG
- a CDS encoding TetR/AcrR family transcriptional regulator, producing the protein MSRREDIAQAAMELVAEGGGHALTHRRIDRRLGLPIGTTSNYARTRRDLVLMVAGRVASIAHLVPPGAPTPRTVGEATAQLVAAFDEVVARGVDTRARMALSIDCLDDPELHALLTTDSPIRRTILDQAERLLEGLGVPEPRERAIDLIAIMNGLFFDRLIGHGARGRPADAGAVLGAWLAGVAAARA; encoded by the coding sequence GTGAGCAGGCGAGAGGACATCGCGCAGGCGGCGATGGAATTGGTCGCCGAGGGCGGCGGCCACGCGTTGACCCACCGGCGGATCGACCGGCGGCTCGGCCTGCCGATCGGCACGACGTCGAACTACGCCCGGACCCGCCGCGACCTCGTGCTCATGGTCGCCGGTCGCGTCGCCTCGATCGCCCATCTCGTGCCGCCCGGCGCCCCGACGCCGCGCACTGTGGGCGAGGCGACGGCGCAACTGGTGGCGGCCTTCGACGAGGTGGTCGCGCGCGGGGTCGACACCCGCGCGCGCATGGCGCTGTCGATCGACTGCCTCGACGATCCCGAACTGCATGCACTCCTGACCACGGACTCCCCGATCCGCCGCACCATCCTCGACCAGGCGGAGCGGCTGCTCGAGGGCCTCGGCGTGCCGGAGCCTCGGGAGCGGGCCATCGACCTCATCGCGATCATGAACGGCCTGTTCTTCGACCGCCTCATCGGCCACGGCGCACGCGGACGGCCCGCCGACGCCGGCGCGGTGCTCGGAGCGTGGCTGGCCGGAGTCGCGGCCGCGCGCGCCTGA
- a CDS encoding dihydrofolate reductase family protein, which translates to MSRTRVHNLLVSLDGYAAGDFVSLDAPIGAAHGLFDWFDGRVIHGIDRASAPITLDRALTSMWAQGIGAEIMGRRKFGPQTGPWPDDGWRGWWGEEPPFETPVFVMTHHPRAPIAFDNGTTFDFVGGSPLEVLRRAQEAAGVRDVRIGGGPSTVRQFLQAGLVDFMHLAIVPILLGGGVSLWEGLGGIEEQFTVETIASTSGLNHQFWNRAEPA; encoded by the coding sequence ATGAGCCGCACCCGCGTCCACAACCTACTCGTCTCGCTCGACGGATATGCAGCCGGCGACTTCGTCAGCCTCGATGCCCCGATCGGTGCGGCACACGGCCTGTTCGACTGGTTCGACGGGCGCGTGATCCACGGCATCGACCGGGCGTCCGCCCCCATCACGCTGGATCGGGCACTCACGAGCATGTGGGCCCAGGGCATCGGCGCGGAAATCATGGGACGCCGCAAGTTCGGACCCCAGACGGGCCCCTGGCCGGACGACGGCTGGCGCGGCTGGTGGGGAGAGGAGCCGCCGTTCGAGACGCCGGTGTTCGTGATGACCCACCATCCCCGTGCCCCGATCGCCTTCGACAACGGGACGACGTTCGACTTCGTGGGCGGGTCACCGCTCGAGGTCCTGCGGCGAGCTCAGGAAGCGGCGGGAGTCCGCGACGTGCGCATCGGCGGCGGGCCCTCGACAGTTCGGCAGTTCCTGCAGGCGGGTCTGGTCGACTTCATGCACCTGGCGATCGTGCCGATCCTCCTCGGCGGCGGCGTCTCGCTCTGGGAAGGCCTGGGTGGAATCGAGGAGCAGTTCACCGTCGAGACGATCGCCTCGACTAGCGGGCTCAATCACCAGTTCTGGAACAGGGCCGAGCCCGCTTGA
- a CDS encoding AAA family ATPase: MAASSPPPTLRGRGAEMNHLGRALERVLTGQSVRVLIEGEGGIGKSRLLAETLTLARAQGFEVVTAKGDEVQQTRPFGVIADALGCVRTATDTRRRDIAELLTTHEHTDRGTITVSSDPGLQFRAVDALSDLVEALAVAGPLVVGLDDLHWADPSSLLTLAAIERAIEGLPVLLIACYRPFPRSRSLTEVVARLGAAGAVRLRPGPLDESDVAGLVAEVVGADPGGGLVAQASAAAGNPLFLIELLDSIMREGGLHRSDGRADIGDRSLPASLRLTILRRLSALPEAALRALRAGSLLGSSFSPDELAAVVGGGLADLAPALETALDSGVLEEDGDHLHFRHDLIREAVYADIPASLRHGLHRDAATRLAATGAPAARVAEQFTRGAFPGDPEAIDWLIRAARGAASSAPETAAAHLARAAELMTPGDGRLDLLLSERADALMLAGSVVEAVTSCRSLLRRPHDARAEDAVRLRLGAALLVNGRPGEALRELDVVVGSADASAAQRASALSESATARMWLADFDGADDAARRAYELAEAAGSRRFAAAAQATRSVVACMRGHMAGAMELNDQALDLAERSYRRDGHGYPVYATRGWILVELDQPQRAHRVLDEGRSLSEELGVRWPLVTYQSYLAVVRFAAGEWDDAAAELEAGIGLAEESGVTYALKPSYSALALIRLHRGDLAGARSAVDAAETIGDRGSRLFDHRVRWARALLREAEGDPAGAYRMLAAGWRGCRAAGMAVDYAVIGPDLVRLARAAGDLESAEEVTRVVTAVASANDVASISGAALRCRALLRDDADAANGAIDAYVGGARRLEAALVREEAAGLAAAQGRRDDARALLREAAAVFEGLGATRCVVRVDAALRRLGVRRGSRGPRRRPDRGWASLTETESRIADLVAEGLTNPQIAGRLYVSRRTVQTHVSHVFTKLGISSRAQLATQVTQHRNDALAGM; this comes from the coding sequence ATGGCCGCGTCGAGCCCGCCGCCCACGCTGCGCGGCCGCGGGGCGGAGATGAACCACCTCGGCCGGGCGCTCGAACGAGTGCTCACCGGGCAGTCGGTCCGCGTGCTCATCGAGGGCGAGGGGGGCATCGGAAAGTCCCGGCTACTCGCCGAGACGCTCACGCTGGCTCGGGCCCAGGGTTTCGAGGTCGTCACCGCCAAGGGTGACGAGGTGCAGCAGACCCGGCCCTTCGGCGTGATCGCCGACGCCCTCGGCTGCGTTCGCACCGCGACGGACACCCGTCGGCGCGACATCGCCGAACTGCTCACGACACACGAACACACCGACCGCGGCACGATCACGGTGAGCAGCGATCCGGGCCTGCAGTTCCGGGCCGTCGACGCGCTGAGCGATCTGGTCGAGGCCCTCGCCGTGGCCGGGCCGCTCGTGGTCGGCCTGGACGACCTGCACTGGGCGGATCCCTCGAGCCTGCTCACACTGGCCGCGATCGAGCGGGCCATCGAGGGGCTGCCCGTCCTGCTCATCGCCTGCTATCGCCCGTTCCCGCGGTCGAGGTCCCTCACCGAGGTGGTCGCGCGCCTCGGTGCCGCGGGCGCGGTCCGCCTGCGCCCCGGCCCGCTCGACGAATCGGACGTCGCGGGACTCGTCGCGGAGGTCGTCGGCGCCGATCCCGGCGGCGGTCTCGTGGCGCAGGCATCGGCGGCGGCGGGCAACCCGCTCTTCCTCATCGAGCTGCTCGATTCGATCATGCGCGAGGGGGGTCTCCACCGCAGCGACGGACGTGCCGACATCGGGGACCGGTCCCTTCCGGCGTCGCTGCGGCTGACGATCCTGCGCCGGCTGAGCGCGCTGCCGGAGGCGGCATTGCGGGCCCTACGGGCCGGCTCCCTCCTCGGGTCGAGCTTCTCCCCGGACGAACTCGCCGCCGTCGTCGGCGGCGGCCTCGCCGACCTCGCCCCGGCCCTGGAGACGGCACTGGACTCCGGGGTACTCGAAGAGGACGGCGATCACCTGCACTTCCGCCACGATCTGATCCGCGAGGCGGTCTACGCGGACATCCCGGCGAGCCTGCGACACGGGCTGCACCGCGACGCGGCGACCCGGCTGGCGGCGACCGGAGCGCCGGCCGCCCGGGTGGCCGAGCAGTTCACGCGGGGGGCCTTCCCGGGTGATCCGGAGGCGATCGACTGGCTGATCCGCGCGGCCCGAGGGGCGGCCTCGAGCGCGCCCGAGACGGCCGCCGCCCACCTCGCGCGCGCGGCCGAGTTGATGACGCCGGGCGACGGCCGGCTCGATCTGCTCCTGAGCGAGCGTGCCGATGCGCTCATGCTGGCGGGGAGCGTCGTCGAGGCCGTCACGTCCTGTCGATCGCTGCTCCGGCGCCCCCATGACGCGCGCGCCGAGGACGCCGTGCGGCTCCGGCTCGGTGCCGCGCTGCTCGTCAACGGCCGCCCGGGCGAGGCCCTGCGGGAGCTGGACGTCGTGGTCGGATCCGCGGACGCGAGCGCCGCCCAGCGAGCGAGCGCGTTGAGCGAGTCTGCGACGGCGCGCATGTGGCTGGCGGACTTCGATGGTGCGGACGACGCCGCCCGGCGCGCGTACGAGCTGGCCGAGGCGGCCGGGAGCCGCCGATTCGCGGCTGCGGCGCAGGCGACCAGGTCGGTGGTCGCGTGCATGCGCGGCCACATGGCCGGCGCGATGGAGCTGAACGACCAGGCGCTCGATCTGGCCGAGCGCAGCTACCGCCGCGACGGCCACGGCTATCCGGTCTACGCGACCCGCGGCTGGATCCTCGTCGAGCTGGATCAGCCCCAGCGCGCCCACCGGGTCCTCGACGAGGGCCGCTCCCTGAGCGAGGAGCTGGGCGTTCGCTGGCCCCTGGTCACCTACCAGTCGTACCTGGCCGTCGTCCGGTTCGCCGCGGGGGAGTGGGACGACGCCGCGGCCGAGCTGGAGGCGGGGATCGGCCTGGCCGAGGAGTCCGGAGTGACGTATGCACTCAAGCCCAGCTACAGCGCACTCGCCCTCATACGGCTGCACCGAGGTGATCTCGCCGGCGCTCGCAGCGCGGTGGACGCGGCCGAGACGATCGGCGACCGGGGGTCGAGGCTGTTCGACCACCGGGTCAGGTGGGCCCGCGCGCTCCTGCGGGAGGCGGAGGGCGACCCCGCGGGCGCGTACCGGATGCTCGCCGCGGGGTGGCGCGGGTGCCGCGCGGCGGGAATGGCGGTCGACTACGCCGTCATCGGCCCCGATCTCGTGCGTCTCGCCCGCGCCGCCGGGGACCTCGAGTCGGCCGAGGAGGTGACGCGGGTCGTGACCGCCGTCGCGTCGGCGAACGACGTCGCCTCGATCAGCGGCGCCGCGCTCCGCTGCCGCGCGCTGCTGCGTGACGACGCCGACGCCGCGAACGGGGCGATCGATGCCTACGTCGGCGGGGCTCGTCGTCTCGAAGCCGCACTCGTCCGCGAGGAGGCCGCCGGGCTGGCCGCCGCGCAGGGCAGGCGCGACGACGCCCGGGCACTGCTCCGGGAGGCGGCCGCCGTCTTCGAGGGGCTCGGGGCCACGAGGTGTGTCGTCCGGGTCGATGCGGCGCTGCGGCGGCTCGGGGTGCGGCGGGGGAGCCGCGGTCCGCGCCGGCGGCCCGACCGGGGGTGGGCAAGCCTGACCGAGACCGAGTCCCGGATCGCCGACCTCGTGGCCGAGGGGCTGACGAACCCGCAGATCGCGGGGCGGCTCTACGTCTCGCGGCGGACCGTGCAGACCCACGTCTCGCACGTCTTCACCAAGCTCGGCATCAGCTCGCGGGCCCAGCTCGCCACCCAGGTGACCCAGCACCGCAACGATGCGCTCGCGGGCATGTGA
- a CDS encoding DUF6069 family protein, whose amino-acid sequence MITRAATAQRTARSSPPWSTDLVIVGAAVVSATITWWFTSELAGVDLAVSTGPNVRNISGPAVAVTAGVAAVLGMLTLRILQARTARGLRIWTALAVPAWLVSLVVPLSAVTPAATGTLLGLHALVAAVVVVAARRSRSNGRGTVQTTRAATATSDRADI is encoded by the coding sequence ATGATCACACGAGCAGCCACGGCACAGCGCACGGCCCGATCAAGCCCGCCCTGGTCGACGGACCTGGTCATAGTCGGAGCCGCCGTCGTGAGCGCGACGATCACGTGGTGGTTCACAAGCGAACTGGCCGGAGTGGACCTGGCGGTATCAACGGGACCGAACGTCCGGAACATCAGCGGGCCGGCCGTAGCGGTGACCGCAGGAGTCGCCGCAGTCCTCGGCATGCTGACGCTCCGGATTCTGCAGGCCCGGACTGCGCGGGGGCTTCGGATCTGGACCGCGCTGGCGGTGCCGGCGTGGCTGGTGTCCCTGGTGGTGCCCTTGTCTGCGGTCACTCCCGCCGCCACCGGCACACTCCTCGGACTCCACGCCCTCGTCGCAGCGGTCGTCGTCGTCGCGGCTCGCCGGTCCCGCTCCAACGGCCGGGGAACGGTCCAGACCACGCGGGCTGCCACAGCCACGTCCGACCGAGCTGACATCTAG
- a CDS encoding DoxX family protein — protein MTLLPDPVWPVAALALICLIDGLLCLKPVQFIADCFRDVGWPRRLWWIMPVIKFAATGGLVAGIWIEGLGLLTSACLVAYFIGAIAMHVRARDFGRNLFLNASTMLAICAGVLIWCFAL, from the coding sequence ATGACTCTCCTACCTGACCCGGTCTGGCCGGTCGCCGCCCTCGCTCTCATCTGTTTGATCGACGGCTTACTCTGTTTGAAGCCCGTGCAGTTCATCGCCGACTGCTTCCGCGACGTGGGCTGGCCACGCCGCCTGTGGTGGATCATGCCGGTCATCAAGTTCGCCGCCACCGGTGGGCTCGTGGCCGGAATCTGGATAGAAGGGCTCGGCCTCCTCACGAGCGCTTGCCTGGTGGCCTACTTCATCGGCGCCATCGCCATGCACGTCCGCGCGCGAGACTTCGGCCGAAACCTGTTCCTGAACGCGTCGACGATGCTCGCGATCTGCGCCGGAGTGCTGATCTGGTGCTTTGCGCTCTGA